A stretch of Apostichopus japonicus isolate 1M-3 chromosome 9, ASM3797524v1, whole genome shotgun sequence DNA encodes these proteins:
- the LOC139973102 gene encoding uncharacterized protein isoform X4 → MRYILPSCEDIFSSLISFLVWSQAHSLNKDHSDTLEYEEAIDVATDTVEDIVSELKVKNKRLRMLHSNLSSQKLPGLKICPLFAPSWHPTEFYKKILDFSSLTLKVILNPGSREKPKTFEEGALMYYDTYFAQLTTFTIPTVDSFKITGQAENESCNEMKPQKKRGRKKEGRESTTDQAPSESDLVTHLKVVTLEEAVKKQELHHIPDDELGEKVREVVIADRKGKRANAHVTSIIEKWGVEQGEKMMIMSELKFHDNSKGELTNYNGDFDVFIISQRYGILFFQVKGVEARDNSNTQNVIDKVQDAWKQVLKDVAFLRESNRDLPFMLNVSVHTYVAVPNITKDDLDTIGICPHHRRTILCGGDMEDILTFDSWMKDRLSNHDDRQNCFSNEDYRLICSRYLALVAKVNFPSRATVIKKTRGLVSATNYGNKDKLWAILTPEQLQAIYDQESLKLITGEFGTGKSLMLVTKAKQLAVAECFVYLITFAGVGTDVNCYHQTNCFSVQQLRMMMGEIPTNIRLCEISEIITEYLRTNTEPWTAITGDLLEELFQFMSKRHSGNSVHFLFDEVPCYMFQSCHQTLIDLARKYKDSCLWFVLATHSHKATQFQLSDSQWFKTMMSEGYSYTPLTSSMRVPANVYQMVQIIRGNEDPTSAKKQRCGHVVDGPKPLVFIMPECICPDEIKCESIFACNCLVDRMKETVKKIFQILDPTGAAIESSEYSILVGCFVGTSFQHDLCTNLRQAFRLNKKELMFNLTSAANAKLPPPNAAYENVKAIFNVYDRYTYIGCENSVIIDIDPYSLHQCGFGNQWTYATMPFTRTVSQYVLFTWPKDEASRLWHSDLRGHDDLTVKRVESGQITEEMRDIRYKMTASARQSRGECLDKLISSNAVIVHPVSLPKEV, encoded by the exons ATGAG GTACATATTACCCAGTTGTGAAGACATATTCTCATCTTTGATCTCATTTCTTGTTTGGTCACAGGCACACAGCTTGAATAAGGATCATTCGGACACACTCG AATACGAGGAAGCTATCGATGTAGCCACTGATACCGTGGAAGACATTGTCAGCGAATTAAAA GTGAAAAATAAAAGGCTACGGATGTTGCACTCAAACTTATCCAGCCAAAAACTTCCCGGACTTAAA ATTTGCCCACTGTTTGCCCCAAGCTGGCACCCTACtgaattttacaaaaaaattctTGATTTTAGTTCCTTGACATTGAAGGTTATCCTCAATCCGGGAAGTAGagaaaaaccaaaaacatttGAAGAAGGAGCATTAATGTACTACGATACATACTTCGCACAGCTTACAACATTCACTATTCCCACTGTCGACTCCTTCAAAATTACTGGACAAGCGGAAAACGAAAGTTGCAACGAAATGAAACCACAAAAGAAACGTGGTAGAAAAAAGGAAGGACGTGAATCCACCACAGACCAAGCACCAAGCGAAAGTGATTTAGTGACACATCTCAAAGTTGTGACCTTGGAGGAGGCGGTAAAAAAGCAAGAGCTCCACCACATACCCGATGATGAACTCGGCGAAAAGGTTCGGGAAGTTGTTATAGCAGATCGCAAAGGTAAACGAGCCAACGCGCACGTCACGTCCATTATAGAAAAGTGGGGCGTCGAGCAAGGTGAAAAAATGATGATCATGTCGGAGCTAAAATTTCATGATAATTCCAAAGGTGAATTAACAAACTACAATGGTGATTTCGACGTTTTTATAATAAGCCAGCGGTACGGCATACTCTTTTTCCAAGTTAAGGGCGTAGAGGCAAGAGACAATAGCAACACTCAAAATGTAATCGACAAAGTACAAGATGCTTGGAAACAAGTCCTAAAGGATGTTGCATTTCTACGAGAATCCAACCGGGATCTTCCTTTTATGTTAAATGTTTCCGTACACACCTATGTTGCTGTGCCAAACATAACGAAGGATGATCTCGATACCATTGGTATATGTCCCCATCATAGACGTACCATACTATGCGGTGGTGATATGGAGGACATTTTGACCTTTGATTCTTGGATGAAGGATAGGCTATCAAATCATGACGACAGACAAAATTGCTTCTCAAACGAAGATTACAGACTTATTTGCTCTCGATACTTAGCCCTAGTCGCTAAAGTAAATTTCCCAAGTCGGGCGACCGTTATCAAGAAAACCCGAGGTCTCGTAAGTGCAACTAATTATGGTAACAAAGACAAATTGTGGGCAATTCTTACACCGGAACAACTTCAGGCAATCTACGATCAAGAATCACTCAAATTAATTACGGGAGAGTTCGGAACTGGTAAAAGTTTAATGTTAGTCACGAAAGCAAAGCAACTGGCTGTGGCTGAATGCTTCGTATACCTGATAACATTCGCCGGTGTAGGAACCGATGTCAACTGCTACCATCAAACAAATTGCTTTTCAGTCCAGCAATTGCGAATGATGATGGGTGAAATTCCAACAAATATAAGGTTATGTGAAATCTCCGAAATAATCACGGAATATCTGAGGACCAATACTGAACCTTGGACTGCCATTACAGGGGACTTGTTGGAGGAATTATTCCAGTTTATGTCTAAAAGACATTCGGGAAATTCCGTTCATTTCCTGTTTGACGAAGTGCCTTGTTATATGTTCCAAAGTTGTCATCAGACACTGATAGATCTCGCACGGAAATACAAAGATAGCTGTTTGTGGTTTGTGCTTGCGACTCATTCACACAAGGCAACGCAATTCCAATTATCGGATAGTCAGTGGTTTAAAACCATGATGTCAGAAGGATACAGTTATACGCCCTTGACATCAAGTATGCGTGTACCTGCAAATGTGTACCAGATGGTCCAAATTATCAGAGGGAACGAGGATCCGACCTCTGCCAAAAAGCAACGATGCGGTCATGTTGTCGATGGACCAAAGCCTTTGGTATTTATTATGCCAGAATGTATTTGTCCCGATGAGATCAAATGTGAATCAATTTTTGCTTGCAACTGCTTAGTTGATAGAATGAAGGAGACGGTCAAGAAGATTTTCCAAATCCTCGACCCAACGGGAGCAGCAATCGAAAGTAGCGAGTACTCAATCCTTGTGGGTTGTTTTGTAGGGACAAGTTTCCAACATGATCTCTGCACGAATCTGAGACAGGCATTTCGATTAAATAAGAAAGAACTTATGTTTAACTTGACCTCAGCAGCAAATGCGAAGTTGCCACCCCCAAATGCCGCTTATGAAAATGTTAAGGCAATATTTAATGTGTATGACAGATATACTTACATAGGATGTGAAAACAGCGTGATAATTGATATTGATCCATATTCCCTGCATCAGTGTGGATTCGGTAACCAGTGGACCTATGCCACAATGCCCTTCACCAGGACCGTCTCACAATACGTACTATTCACATGGCCTAAAGATGAAGCTTCTAGGTTGTGGCATAGTGACCTGAGAGGTCACGATGACCTTACAGTCAAAAGGGTGGAATCAGGACAAATAACTGAAGAGATGCGCGACATTCGATACAAAATGACAGCTAGCGCTCGGCAAAGTCGGGGAGAATGTCTTGACAAACTTATTTCTTCTAATGCCGTTATAGTTCATCCGGTTAGCCTCCCGAAAGAAGTCTAA
- the LOC139973102 gene encoding uncharacterized protein isoform X5 gives MLHSNLSSQKLPGLKICPLFAPSWHPTEFYKKILDFSSLTLKVILNPGSREKPKTFEEGALMYYDTYFAQLTTFTIPTVDSFKITGQAENESCNEMKPQKKRGRKKEGRESTTDQAPSESDLVTHLKVVTLEEAVKKQELHHIPDDELGEKVREVVIADRKGKRANAHVTSIIEKWGVEQGEKMMIMSELKFHDNSKGELTNYNGDFDVFIISQRYGILFFQVKGVEARDNSNTQNVIDKVQDAWKQVLKDVAFLRESNRDLPFMLNVSVHTYVAVPNITKDDLDTIGICPHHRRTILCGGDMEDILTFDSWMKDRLSNHDDRQNCFSNEDYRLICSRYLALVAKVNFPSRATVIKKTRGLVSATNYGNKDKLWAILTPEQLQAIYDQESLKLITGEFGTGKSLMLVTKAKQLAVAECFVYLITFAGVGTDVNCYHQTNCFSVQQLRMMMGEIPTNIRLCEISEIITEYLRTNTEPWTAITGDLLEELFQFMSKRHSGNSVHFLFDEVPCYMFQSCHQTLIDLARKYKDSCLWFVLATHSHKATQFQLSDSQWFKTMMSEGYSYTPLTSSMRVPANVYQMVQIIRGNEDPTSAKKQRCGHVVDGPKPLVFIMPECICPDEIKCESIFACNCLVDRMKETVKKIFQILDPTGAAIESSEYSILVGCFVGTSFQHDLCTNLRQAFRLNKKELMFNLTSAANAKLPPPNAAYENVKAIFNVYDRYTYIGCENSVIIDIDPYSLHQCGFGNQWTYATMPFTRTVSQYVLFTWPKDEASRLWHSDLRGHDDLTVKRVESGQITEEMRDIRYKMTASARQSRGECLDKLISSNAVIVHPVSLPKEV, from the exons ATGTTGCACTCAAACTTATCCAGCCAAAAACTTCCCGGACTTAAA ATTTGCCCACTGTTTGCCCCAAGCTGGCACCCTACtgaattttacaaaaaaattctTGATTTTAGTTCCTTGACATTGAAGGTTATCCTCAATCCGGGAAGTAGagaaaaaccaaaaacatttGAAGAAGGAGCATTAATGTACTACGATACATACTTCGCACAGCTTACAACATTCACTATTCCCACTGTCGACTCCTTCAAAATTACTGGACAAGCGGAAAACGAAAGTTGCAACGAAATGAAACCACAAAAGAAACGTGGTAGAAAAAAGGAAGGACGTGAATCCACCACAGACCAAGCACCAAGCGAAAGTGATTTAGTGACACATCTCAAAGTTGTGACCTTGGAGGAGGCGGTAAAAAAGCAAGAGCTCCACCACATACCCGATGATGAACTCGGCGAAAAGGTTCGGGAAGTTGTTATAGCAGATCGCAAAGGTAAACGAGCCAACGCGCACGTCACGTCCATTATAGAAAAGTGGGGCGTCGAGCAAGGTGAAAAAATGATGATCATGTCGGAGCTAAAATTTCATGATAATTCCAAAGGTGAATTAACAAACTACAATGGTGATTTCGACGTTTTTATAATAAGCCAGCGGTACGGCATACTCTTTTTCCAAGTTAAGGGCGTAGAGGCAAGAGACAATAGCAACACTCAAAATGTAATCGACAAAGTACAAGATGCTTGGAAACAAGTCCTAAAGGATGTTGCATTTCTACGAGAATCCAACCGGGATCTTCCTTTTATGTTAAATGTTTCCGTACACACCTATGTTGCTGTGCCAAACATAACGAAGGATGATCTCGATACCATTGGTATATGTCCCCATCATAGACGTACCATACTATGCGGTGGTGATATGGAGGACATTTTGACCTTTGATTCTTGGATGAAGGATAGGCTATCAAATCATGACGACAGACAAAATTGCTTCTCAAACGAAGATTACAGACTTATTTGCTCTCGATACTTAGCCCTAGTCGCTAAAGTAAATTTCCCAAGTCGGGCGACCGTTATCAAGAAAACCCGAGGTCTCGTAAGTGCAACTAATTATGGTAACAAAGACAAATTGTGGGCAATTCTTACACCGGAACAACTTCAGGCAATCTACGATCAAGAATCACTCAAATTAATTACGGGAGAGTTCGGAACTGGTAAAAGTTTAATGTTAGTCACGAAAGCAAAGCAACTGGCTGTGGCTGAATGCTTCGTATACCTGATAACATTCGCCGGTGTAGGAACCGATGTCAACTGCTACCATCAAACAAATTGCTTTTCAGTCCAGCAATTGCGAATGATGATGGGTGAAATTCCAACAAATATAAGGTTATGTGAAATCTCCGAAATAATCACGGAATATCTGAGGACCAATACTGAACCTTGGACTGCCATTACAGGGGACTTGTTGGAGGAATTATTCCAGTTTATGTCTAAAAGACATTCGGGAAATTCCGTTCATTTCCTGTTTGACGAAGTGCCTTGTTATATGTTCCAAAGTTGTCATCAGACACTGATAGATCTCGCACGGAAATACAAAGATAGCTGTTTGTGGTTTGTGCTTGCGACTCATTCACACAAGGCAACGCAATTCCAATTATCGGATAGTCAGTGGTTTAAAACCATGATGTCAGAAGGATACAGTTATACGCCCTTGACATCAAGTATGCGTGTACCTGCAAATGTGTACCAGATGGTCCAAATTATCAGAGGGAACGAGGATCCGACCTCTGCCAAAAAGCAACGATGCGGTCATGTTGTCGATGGACCAAAGCCTTTGGTATTTATTATGCCAGAATGTATTTGTCCCGATGAGATCAAATGTGAATCAATTTTTGCTTGCAACTGCTTAGTTGATAGAATGAAGGAGACGGTCAAGAAGATTTTCCAAATCCTCGACCCAACGGGAGCAGCAATCGAAAGTAGCGAGTACTCAATCCTTGTGGGTTGTTTTGTAGGGACAAGTTTCCAACATGATCTCTGCACGAATCTGAGACAGGCATTTCGATTAAATAAGAAAGAACTTATGTTTAACTTGACCTCAGCAGCAAATGCGAAGTTGCCACCCCCAAATGCCGCTTATGAAAATGTTAAGGCAATATTTAATGTGTATGACAGATATACTTACATAGGATGTGAAAACAGCGTGATAATTGATATTGATCCATATTCCCTGCATCAGTGTGGATTCGGTAACCAGTGGACCTATGCCACAATGCCCTTCACCAGGACCGTCTCACAATACGTACTATTCACATGGCCTAAAGATGAAGCTTCTAGGTTGTGGCATAGTGACCTGAGAGGTCACGATGACCTTACAGTCAAAAGGGTGGAATCAGGACAAATAACTGAAGAGATGCGCGACATTCGATACAAAATGACAGCTAGCGCTCGGCAAAGTCGGGGAGAATGTCTTGACAAACTTATTTCTTCTAATGCCGTTATAGTTCATCCGGTTAGCCTCCCGAAAGAAGTCTAA
- the LOC139973102 gene encoding uncharacterized protein isoform X6 encodes MYYDTYFAQLTTFTIPTVDSFKITGQAENESCNEMKPQKKRGRKKEGRESTTDQAPSESDLVTHLKVVTLEEAVKKQELHHIPDDELGEKVREVVIADRKGKRANAHVTSIIEKWGVEQGEKMMIMSELKFHDNSKGELTNYNGDFDVFIISQRYGILFFQVKGVEARDNSNTQNVIDKVQDAWKQVLKDVAFLRESNRDLPFMLNVSVHTYVAVPNITKDDLDTIGICPHHRRTILCGGDMEDILTFDSWMKDRLSNHDDRQNCFSNEDYRLICSRYLALVAKVNFPSRATVIKKTRGLVSATNYGNKDKLWAILTPEQLQAIYDQESLKLITGEFGTGKSLMLVTKAKQLAVAECFVYLITFAGVGTDVNCYHQTNCFSVQQLRMMMGEIPTNIRLCEISEIITEYLRTNTEPWTAITGDLLEELFQFMSKRHSGNSVHFLFDEVPCYMFQSCHQTLIDLARKYKDSCLWFVLATHSHKATQFQLSDSQWFKTMMSEGYSYTPLTSSMRVPANVYQMVQIIRGNEDPTSAKKQRCGHVVDGPKPLVFIMPECICPDEIKCESIFACNCLVDRMKETVKKIFQILDPTGAAIESSEYSILVGCFVGTSFQHDLCTNLRQAFRLNKKELMFNLTSAANAKLPPPNAAYENVKAIFNVYDRYTYIGCENSVIIDIDPYSLHQCGFGNQWTYATMPFTRTVSQYVLFTWPKDEASRLWHSDLRGHDDLTVKRVESGQITEEMRDIRYKMTASARQSRGECLDKLISSNAVIVHPVSLPKEV; translated from the coding sequence ATGTACTACGATACATACTTCGCACAGCTTACAACATTCACTATTCCCACTGTCGACTCCTTCAAAATTACTGGACAAGCGGAAAACGAAAGTTGCAACGAAATGAAACCACAAAAGAAACGTGGTAGAAAAAAGGAAGGACGTGAATCCACCACAGACCAAGCACCAAGCGAAAGTGATTTAGTGACACATCTCAAAGTTGTGACCTTGGAGGAGGCGGTAAAAAAGCAAGAGCTCCACCACATACCCGATGATGAACTCGGCGAAAAGGTTCGGGAAGTTGTTATAGCAGATCGCAAAGGTAAACGAGCCAACGCGCACGTCACGTCCATTATAGAAAAGTGGGGCGTCGAGCAAGGTGAAAAAATGATGATCATGTCGGAGCTAAAATTTCATGATAATTCCAAAGGTGAATTAACAAACTACAATGGTGATTTCGACGTTTTTATAATAAGCCAGCGGTACGGCATACTCTTTTTCCAAGTTAAGGGCGTAGAGGCAAGAGACAATAGCAACACTCAAAATGTAATCGACAAAGTACAAGATGCTTGGAAACAAGTCCTAAAGGATGTTGCATTTCTACGAGAATCCAACCGGGATCTTCCTTTTATGTTAAATGTTTCCGTACACACCTATGTTGCTGTGCCAAACATAACGAAGGATGATCTCGATACCATTGGTATATGTCCCCATCATAGACGTACCATACTATGCGGTGGTGATATGGAGGACATTTTGACCTTTGATTCTTGGATGAAGGATAGGCTATCAAATCATGACGACAGACAAAATTGCTTCTCAAACGAAGATTACAGACTTATTTGCTCTCGATACTTAGCCCTAGTCGCTAAAGTAAATTTCCCAAGTCGGGCGACCGTTATCAAGAAAACCCGAGGTCTCGTAAGTGCAACTAATTATGGTAACAAAGACAAATTGTGGGCAATTCTTACACCGGAACAACTTCAGGCAATCTACGATCAAGAATCACTCAAATTAATTACGGGAGAGTTCGGAACTGGTAAAAGTTTAATGTTAGTCACGAAAGCAAAGCAACTGGCTGTGGCTGAATGCTTCGTATACCTGATAACATTCGCCGGTGTAGGAACCGATGTCAACTGCTACCATCAAACAAATTGCTTTTCAGTCCAGCAATTGCGAATGATGATGGGTGAAATTCCAACAAATATAAGGTTATGTGAAATCTCCGAAATAATCACGGAATATCTGAGGACCAATACTGAACCTTGGACTGCCATTACAGGGGACTTGTTGGAGGAATTATTCCAGTTTATGTCTAAAAGACATTCGGGAAATTCCGTTCATTTCCTGTTTGACGAAGTGCCTTGTTATATGTTCCAAAGTTGTCATCAGACACTGATAGATCTCGCACGGAAATACAAAGATAGCTGTTTGTGGTTTGTGCTTGCGACTCATTCACACAAGGCAACGCAATTCCAATTATCGGATAGTCAGTGGTTTAAAACCATGATGTCAGAAGGATACAGTTATACGCCCTTGACATCAAGTATGCGTGTACCTGCAAATGTGTACCAGATGGTCCAAATTATCAGAGGGAACGAGGATCCGACCTCTGCCAAAAAGCAACGATGCGGTCATGTTGTCGATGGACCAAAGCCTTTGGTATTTATTATGCCAGAATGTATTTGTCCCGATGAGATCAAATGTGAATCAATTTTTGCTTGCAACTGCTTAGTTGATAGAATGAAGGAGACGGTCAAGAAGATTTTCCAAATCCTCGACCCAACGGGAGCAGCAATCGAAAGTAGCGAGTACTCAATCCTTGTGGGTTGTTTTGTAGGGACAAGTTTCCAACATGATCTCTGCACGAATCTGAGACAGGCATTTCGATTAAATAAGAAAGAACTTATGTTTAACTTGACCTCAGCAGCAAATGCGAAGTTGCCACCCCCAAATGCCGCTTATGAAAATGTTAAGGCAATATTTAATGTGTATGACAGATATACTTACATAGGATGTGAAAACAGCGTGATAATTGATATTGATCCATATTCCCTGCATCAGTGTGGATTCGGTAACCAGTGGACCTATGCCACAATGCCCTTCACCAGGACCGTCTCACAATACGTACTATTCACATGGCCTAAAGATGAAGCTTCTAGGTTGTGGCATAGTGACCTGAGAGGTCACGATGACCTTACAGTCAAAAGGGTGGAATCAGGACAAATAACTGAAGAGATGCGCGACATTCGATACAAAATGACAGCTAGCGCTCGGCAAAGTCGGGGAGAATGTCTTGACAAACTTATTTCTTCTAATGCCGTTATAGTTCATCCGGTTAGCCTCCCGAAAGAAGTCTAA